A window from Vigna angularis cultivar LongXiaoDou No.4 chromosome 7, ASM1680809v1, whole genome shotgun sequence encodes these proteins:
- the LOC108337422 gene encoding probable galacturonosyltransferase-like 1, whose translation MMFNSNLLRNLSLLVFFFFLSCVSSTNTLFTQQFKEAPQFYNSPKCPSLSDTQHSNLLCSEQAVHVAMTLDTTYIRGSMAAILSVLQHSSCPQNVFFHFVCSSNASLLRATIATSFPYLNFQIYPFHDHLVSGLISTSIRAALDCPLNYARSYFPTLIPRCVKRVVYLDSDLVLVDDIAKLAATPLGEHSVLAAPEYCNANFTSYFTPTFWSNPSLSLTFAERRACYFNTGVMVIDLERWRVGEYTRKIEEWMEVQKRMRIYELGSLPPFLLVFAGNIVPVDHRWNQHGLGGDNFRGLCRDLHPGTVSLLHWSGKGKPWVRLDANRPCPLDALWSPYDLLRTPFSLDS comes from the coding sequence ATGATGTTCAATTCAAATCTTCTAAGAAATCTCTCCCTCTTagtattcttcttcttcttgtcgTGCGTGTCCTCCACAAACACCCTCTTCACCCAACAATTCAAAGAAGCACCTCAATTCTACAACTCCCCAAAATGTCCTTCTCTTTCCGACACCCAACATTCAAACCTATTATGCTCCGAACAAGCTGTCCACGTGGCAATGACGCTGGACACCACATACATCCGAGGTTCAATGGCGGCGATCCTCTCCGTTCTCCAACACTCCTCCTGCCCCCAAAAcgtcttcttccacttcgtctgcTCCTCCAACGCCTCCCTCCTACGCGCCACAATCGCCACCTCCTTCCCCTACCTCAATTTCCAAATCTACCCCTTCCACGACCACCTCGTTTCCGGCCTCATCTCCACCTCAATCCGCGCCGCACTCGATTGCCCCCTGAACTACGCGCGCAGCTACTTCCCCACCCTAATCCCACGCTGCGTCAAGCGCGTGGTGTACCTCGACTCCGACCTCGTACTTGTCGACGATATCGCCAAACTGGCAGCCACGCCGCTGGGAGAACATAGTGTGCTGGCGGCGCCGGAATACTGCAACGCGAACTTCACCTCCTACTTCACGCCCACGTTCTGGTCGAACCCTTCGCTGTCGCTGACGTTCGCGGAGCGGAGAGCCTGTTACTTCAACACGGGGGTGATGGTGATTGATTTGGAACGGTGGCGCGTGGGGGAGTACACGAGGAAGATCGAAGAGTGGATGGAGGTTCAGAAGAGGATGAGAATCTACGAACTGGGTTCGTTGCCGCCGTTTTTGCTTGTGTTTGCGGGGAACATTGTTCCGGTGGATCATAGGTGGAACCAGCACGGTCTCGGAGGAGACAACTTTCGTGGTCTGTGTCGGGATCTTCACCCTGGTACTGTTAGTTTGTTGCATTGGAGTGGGAAGGGTAAACCCTGGGTCAGATTGGACGCTAACAGACCTTGTCCTCTCGATGCTCTTTGGTCACCTTATGATCTTTTACGCACCCCATTTTCTCTCGATTCTTGa